A stretch of DNA from Hippoglossus stenolepis isolate QCI-W04-F060 chromosome 16, HSTE1.2, whole genome shotgun sequence:
TGGGAATGAGAACTCACTCACTTTCTGTGAGAGGAGCATTGAGACTGTGGAACATGTTTTCTGACAGTGTGGAGAACTTTGGTTGGTTCCAGTCCAGAAATGTCAGGacaccacctctgaatgtgaaGCTGGTTAAAGCTGGAGAACTTATGGAGGATAATAACCTTGattgtttaaataattaaactaaTTGTGTTATATAAGCACTTTATTCACAGATGTACATATTTAAAAGTCAAGCCCCATATCAACGGATGGAAGACCGAACTAAAGACATCTGCAAAATGAAACGCTGAAACTTGTTTTCGTTGCTGGACTTGTTTAGTATtttcaatatataaaaaaaaaaaagatatttggtTTGTATAATGAAAAAGACATAACTCTGACCCCACCCACTTATAAACCACGTGGTCTGTGACGCGTCCTGCCTATAAAGTCGTGATCACGCGAGGTTTCCGGTCTTGTTCTCCTGCCCGACTCACTGAGGAGTTGATCCTGAACCTCCGGAGGCTCCATCATGGGTTCTTCATACTTTATGATGAACTCGAGCGTCAGTGTGAACTTCACTGAACACGATCCACCCTGATCAGGTAATGACTCAATGCTGGGGGGGATGAGATCTGAGTGTGTGGGAACTGAGCTAGTAGCTGCTAGCTGTTAGCTTCCCTTTAGCCAGGCGAACACGTGCTAGGGAAGAGGAGCATGCTGGGCGGAAACTACAACTTCACTTTTAAGAGTTTTAATCAATCTAGAGAGCATGTAGTTGATTTACTATCACTTACAGTAATGTGattaacatgttaaatattGCGTGTTGTAGTTATTTACGTGTTCTGATCTTTTACAGGCAGCTTTGGATGATGTGGAATCAAATCTCAATATTCATATATTCCTGCCCGACGAAGGTCTGCACGTGTCCTCTGGATACAAGGTAAAGCTGATGTGACGCGATTGGCCTCTGTTCCCACTCTGCAGTGCACGTGATGAGTTTGTTATCCCTGTCTGAAAAAGTGTTGAAACCAATGGTATCTGATCTGCTGCGGACTGATGAGTAAAGACATGTGCTGCCCATGAATTAGTACTAATGAAGTGTGATGTTGCAGGTTCGAGGCCCTCGTGTCCCCCACGCTGCGTTCACTGCCTGCAGGAGGAAGCACGTGGGAAAGGTTGGTACTGATTCATAGTTGATCAAAGTTGAAACTCGTTCTCTGATGAAATTTGCTGCATAGGAAGTGCCGTCTGATGCGATAACTGACGATGGACAAAGCTGTTCTGAGAAATTTTACTTAACTTAATGTAGGGTGTGTTGTGATCTGAGCATTTAATAATCCAGATGTAACTTTTCACCATACAGATGTAAAGACATGAAGGAAGTCCACGTGAGGACGAGTGGGTTCCTGAGACGACATGAACCAGGTAACTGTTCAACCAGAAGTGTCGCATAGTTAAAGTCAAGCCAGTGATGATACAAGTTATCCCTGTCTGAAATTAAAGTGTTGAGTCATGGTAATCTGAGGCTTGACTGGAGATGCAGGATGTAAATGGTTCAGTGTTTGGCAAAATTGtaattcttgtatttttttcaattctCCAGGTGGTGAAAGGAGCAGATTTGGACTGAGTCAGAAGTCGCACAAGAAAATACATGATGCATGAGATTGtgtaaacatttcaaaaactgtttattaaaaactaaaatgtataaaattcAAGTATCGTGGTCATTCAAACATTTACGAGTAACAATGATCCTATGGGAGGTGCCCAGTACGCATTGGCCAATCTGAGTTGAAGGATGATCTGTTCTTCTTCAAATTCTCTAGAAAGATGTTCTCCTCATGGAGGTATTCTCGGTCCTGTGGACAGAAAATAACATGAATTATCTTGGGTAgaagtttgaaatgttaaatgtttgaagACAAGTGTTTATAAAATGCTTTCAAATGTTGAAGTTATTATACACACTCATAGCTTAAAGTTTGCTGAGGTGTAATTATCTACAATAAAACCATGTACAGTAACAACCTTCATGTGTCGACTGATGTGATTACACATTTGTATAAGCTGTAGCTCTCAATACTTTCAATCTTGCAAAAAAGTACCAGGGTTTATAAGTTTGTGCCCAAATCAAAATGATTGTAAGAGCTATACCTTTTCTGCTGTGTACTTCCACAGAGCCAGACTGGCCTGAAGCATCATGGGCTGAGTATTGGCACTTGAagtgggagggggggtgctCAGGGTTGACGATAGCTCTGGGTTTGGCATCAATGAATCTATGGATAAATCACAAGCATGTTATATTGTCCCCACTCACTGTGATGAAGTTTtaagagatggtttctgttgaACGGTGTGAAGCTACCTGGTAAAATGGGTGGAATCAGCTGTAGTGAAGTGATGTGAGGCTCCTCAAGTCTCTGTGTTGTCTTCTGTAGCTGATTCATTCTCATTCTCTCCTGCAACAAAAACAGCATTTAGATTCTAACCTGCTGCTTCTGTACATGTCCTTGCTGTTTATCTTAACTGTCACAAACCTGAAGGATTCGTTGTTCTTGCTGCCTCAGCCGCTCTGTTTGGGTTTGGATATATCTGAGCCTTGCATCGTGCTCGGACTCCACACGTTGTGCCTCCTGCAGCGCTCGTTCTCCTTCCTCATACCTTTCTGCAGCGAGCTGCAAACAACGCAATGTGGCCAAAAGTCAAATATGACATGTTTACTCCACTACttgcagaggtgtgtgtgtgtggtgtgaattTACTTTGCTGAAGGCCTCCACCTCCTGGGCTCGTGTTTTGAGTCTCAGGCCTGTGCTGcttattttgtctttctctctgtcgaGTTCTTCTCTTAGTCTCTCCAACGTTTCTCGCTCCTGTGCCACGGCCATCTCCttctgtttcacatctgcaGTCAGGAGCTTCAGGTTGGCTTGTTcctgcaacagaaacacatgttttgGCACTTTGGGGTCCTGTGCATTCTAGGAATAATAGTTGAATCAGGGGTTTATGAATTATTAGCCTTTTGGTATGATAAAGAAACTGAGTCATTCCTCTTTTTCGCCCCTGTGAAGCTCACCTGTGCCAGGCTGAGGATGGagccctctctcttctccaagAGGCTGCCGACCTCTCGCTCGGCCCTCTCGTGCCTCTGCTTCTCATGGGCGTGGAAGTGGGTCCACTCAGCTgccagcctcctcctctcctcggcacagtgctgcatcactgactttTGCTCCTCCAGTAATGCGCTCTGTTGGAGAGAGCGACGTGGCGAGGTGAAGAACAAAGATGGAGCTCTTTATCGACTATCTGCACTGATGTGAATGTCAGGCTCACCTTGGCTctttccagctcctctctctccatgttcATCTGCATGGTGAGGGAGCGCCGCTCTTCTTCCAGGCCTCTTTGTGTAGACTCTGCCTTGGCCTGCTCTCCTGTCACCTTCCAGCGTTCCTAAggcacacagagaaaagcaacagTTGAGGTTTCAGCTGTTTAAATTAATGCACTTCAAAATATTCTCTTTTAAAGGTGTGTCTTTATCCCGACCTTCTCGagctgtctctgctgctcattAAGCTGATTGTCCATTCTGGAAATGATTTCCTTCAGGTAAGTTCTCTCCTCTGCCATGGCTTTCTGCTGCTGAGCCAACCGGTCCTGCATAACTGGAAAGTACGTTTAGAGAATGACCTCAACCCACTTGATATTTGAAACAACTTTGCCCTAAGACAACTTGTGTCTTGACCCATttaaacagagtgtgtgtgtgtgtcaggtacttCGACGCTGCTCGTCTCTGTGCCTTTCCCCCTGCTCCAGGCCATGTGccgtgtgttcatgtgtgctCTCCACCCGAGAAGAAAGCTCTCCCAGCCGAGAGGAGAACTGCTCCATCTGCTCGATCACCACTGTGAGAGATCTAAACAAAGGCAGCGCAAACAGAAAGTTAGAGAGTAATACAAATGATAAGAATAACTCCAGGCTCAAAGTACAATTAGAACATTCTGCAGTAGTTTGCTCATTCTACACTAGAACATACAAACGAAAAGCACTATTGTCATTTGACCTACCTGGTCTGAGATGTTGCACTTGTAACCGCATCAATCTCCTCATCTTTCAACCTCTTCAGTCTCTGCACCTGGTCCTCGTGGTCTTTCTTCATCTCAGAGACAGATTTCCTTGGTGGCAACATGGGACAGATTTGAGGGGATTGTGGCTCATTTCAGTGAGCCTTAAATCAAGAGACCTCGGCTGTTCataaacaaaaatctgaaatttCTTGATTCTTCAATCTTTTATACTTTTGAACCTTGATACTTTAATTGTGACCTTTATTCAAAAGATGTGATGTTACTGGTTGAATAATTGTCATAATCCAGTACAGGATTTTCTCTAACTGCTTATGCTTTTGAAAGGTTGACCTGTGTTTACCTCTGGAGGTCTCTGAGTCTCTCCACCTCGCGGTCTCTCTCCTGCTGGGCCTGGGCCAGTTTGCGCTGGTGCAGGGCCTGCAGCTCTGAGCGTTCCTGCTCAGCGGATCGTGTTGCCGTGGCCAGGCGTTCCATTAGGTCTTCATAGTCCTGCCGCGCTCGCATCTCCCTCTGGGCAGCTGATTCCTCGAGCAGCTTCACACGAGCCCTGGATGAGAAAAGGGACATTTCCAGTTTAAATTGAGCATAAAGACAGAAATGGACCACTGCAGGGAgttatatttaatgtgtgtgtgcgtggttaGGAATACagtacttgtgtgtgttctccataAGCTCCATATCCTGATTATGCTGTTGCTGGACATTCTCTAGCATCATTTGGCTCTGGTCTCGCTCCAGCTGCAGGGTCTTCACCTGGACAATGAAATGTGCAAGTTTTAGCCTTGGAGTATTATTATTCCCCCACTACACATTCAGCAACAATACATTAGCCATGTCTGCCCCATCAACACATGAGCATTCACATACCTGTCCCTCCAGCTGGATGATGCGAACCTGCAAAGCTGAATAACCTCCAGGTTGATGCTCTTTGTCTATGAGTCTCTGCTGGACCCCTGCATCCACGACCCCCCCGAAACTCAGCAACTGAGACTGCATCATCTGTAGGAGGAAAGTAAGTAAGTCCAGAACAAAGAAGTGATGAACGTGTTGTCAACAAGTAGAGATACGTAAGGAGTTGAGGAGTTTCTtgcctgttgttgttgttgttggagaaTCTGCTGCAGATTGTCTGCTGAAAATGTCACCTATACAAAAGATACAGGAGGAATTATAAAAGTCCCCAGTCACATAACCTTGCTATAAAAACGCATGAATACCTGTTGCTGGACAGTAGTTGAtgtgtttggcattttgttttgttgtggaaCTGCTGTTGATAAAAAGAAACATAGGTTATAATCATGCAAATTCAAATAGGTTGTTAAAGAAAGAGTAAAATATTCTACTGTATCTGAAACTACTTCCCTGAAATGAATTAACAAATGTCCCTAAAATGACCCTACACTCATTTGTGCCAGGCAGTGTGGTAGATATAGAGTTAGGCGATGGCAGCTGTTGCAGGAATTCCCCCGAAGCCTCGTTGGGACTTCTTCGCACCCTGGGTCCCTTGCTGGGCTGGGGCTGGCTAATGCTAGAAGCAGAGACTGACATAGGACCAGTCAGCTGAGGAGGGTATTCTGAGGGATGAGATAAACTAAGAGTCTGTCCAAAGTCTACTTTGGCGAGGAGGACGTTAAAATGGTGGACCTGACAGTGGGAGTATAACTGGATGTGAGGGGTGAGTATGATTGGTGTCTGAGAGAGTGTATGAGAGGAGGGGTAAAGGATTCACACAGACGATAAGCATGACATGATACAGGCCTGGTTTTGGATATGGGTATTTTAAGTGCAGTGAAAATTACAAATGAACAATGTCAAAGTGAGGAAGGTTACATCTGGAAATGTACAGATTTGTCTGGGGGGATGGCTTTGAAAATGTGGTTATTTAGCAAACTTTAGAAAATATGTAACTGCAATGTGCTTCTTTGGGTGAATGGCTGTGCAACTGTGTGAATACCTTGCTCGGCCGTCTCCTCTCCGACAGGGGTGGTGTGAGCAGCAGGGCTGGGGGGTGCAAGAAAAATGTtactgcacaaaaaaaaaaaggggagtgaagaagaaaataGCTAAATAGTCACATGTGTGGATTAAATGGATTTACACAATAAATTACCTAGTTTCTTTGGCAGAAGCAACAGTGTCCTCTCTGCCCCTGGGAGCCCGTGAAGTGACTGGTTTACTGAAAACAAGAGCAGGTTATCATTAAGAAGTGAGAAACAAGTTTCTTCCGTCACTGCACTGCATCATACTGTGTTTTATCATATTGTATTGTAATGTATGGTTTCCACAGTACCTAACAAATGACTCCAGATCCAATTCTTCTCCCTCATCAGAAAAATCTTCCTGCTTGGACTTTTTGGACTCAGGGTTTGAAGCTGACACAATCTTCTTCCTGCTCAGAACTCCTGCTAACcagtcgtcctcctcctcctcttctttcttctggGTTGTGGAAACCTCGGGCCTGGTTTGTTTGGCTGGGGCTGGGCTCTCCGCTGCCGTTCTTGCAGTAGATGTGGCATGACCACCAGTCAGGGAGGGCTTTCTCTCCAGTAAGGGAGATGAAGGAGCATTTGGTGACTCTGTTGAAATCTTAGTCTCTTCCTCTAGAAATGTGTTATCGTCTTTTGTCTTGAGGCCTAACCAGTCGGCTGAGTTGCGTTGAAGAgctggggtgggggtggtgggtttGGGTTTCTTGTCTGTGGTAGAGACACTGACATCCTCTGTGGAAAATCTgattgtaaaaagaaaaaatctaagATGAATACAGTCCTGCCATGTACATATTTTGTGTGGTTGTCCAAAAGCCAACTGTAGAACACCAAGATATGACgacacacaaagaacacacaccTGACTGACGGTCTGCGGGACTGACGTCCTTCAGGCATGGATCCCAAAGTGGGTTGATAGGACCCAAATGTCAGATCCTCTTCTAAACGCAAAATCGACTTTAATTATTTCCTACTTTTTAAATTTCCGTTGCTAACAGCTCATGGAGCTCTGTTACCTTCGACACCGGTggtcttctcctgctgctgcctctctcGAGACAGAGGCTGCTCCTTCCTCTCGCCTGTGGGCGGTCGCTCCAGAAGACGAGGTGAAGGCAAACTCTCCAGGATCTCGTCCAGTCGAGTGCGAGCTCTCTGAGGGGGCTCACTCCTGAGattaaacacagaggaaaaggggGGTGGCGTAAGGCATACTGTACTTTATGATGCAATGTAAGACAGCAAGTCAAAAACAAGATGATGTTTTGGAAAAAGCAAATCATATGAGACAGAACAAGATCATCCCTGAGCAAAGTTTGTTTCTAGGTGCATCCCAAAGCACCGAGGCAgtaattatttattgtttgaacACTATAAATAAGGACAACAAAAAAGAGTGAGacagtaaaagtgaaaacagaactgTCACCTTTCCTTGTTGGGCCAAAGCGATGTCTCTTTCTTCCTGGGATTGTTTTTATCACTGTCAAACCCAAGTGCATCCATCAGGTCGTCCTTATCATCATCTAATGTGGCATTAGCTGGTGTCTTTGCGGCTTTAGCTGATGAACAAAGAATTAAAACGCACACATATTCAGTGTTTGATGGTTACccagaaaaattaaaaagcaaaacgTTTTAGAAAATGTAAGGCTCACATGTTCTATTCTTAAAGATGGGAGATGCTGAAGGAGATTGCAGTGGCTGCTCAGGTTTGGGTGGCTGCTTGCTGGCTTTAGCTCCGGGCTTGGTTTCATCTGGAAGCAAGTCATCAAGCAGGTCGGCCAGGGGGTCATCGTCCTCTGCAAAGGAAATCAGACTcttcattgatttattattgtgtttatggACTTAATAATTTCAGAAAGACCCATTAGTAAATGACAGTGActtcatacatatatatactgaTCCACTGATTAAACTCAACTACAACTAAAAGGCTAAACAGGTATCTTCTACCTTCATTGTATGGAGTCTGACCAagatcttcatcatcaccacagtCTGAATTCATGCAgcagttaaagaaaaacaaagcagagctCTCAATAAACAGCACTTTCACTGTCTGGGTCCGCTGAGTGGGATACAGAAGGTCACTCACCAGAGAAGCTGAACTTCCTGTAGTTCCGAGTCGATGCAGCAGGTGCAGAGTTTGGCTTCTTCACTCCTGTGCCGGGTTCAtctgagtgggggggggaacagCTCATAAAGTAAACTTCAAAGCTGATAATAATGTGAGGAAATAACTCATGCAAGAACACTGTTCAGAATTACCTCCTCCCTCAGAGTTTCCATTATGTTCCAATGCAGTGGAGTCTTTCTTTGGCACCTTATTACCAAACAGCTTTGTTTGTGGAGGAGCTGAACTCGGCTTCTTTATTGATGCAAAAAGTTCAGCGTCCATATCATCCAGGTCCTGTATGAGGAGAGACAGGACAGAATCAGACCTGTGACCTGTGCTGTCTAAACAGGGAATAGTTTATATGAAGTGAACCAAATGTCGACAAGTGTTAACTCATCGTGGAAACTCTTAAGTCTTGACCTTACTAAGTCAAGTACAGTGAGATAATGTATGCTGTGATTTAGctctacacaaataaaataaaactgaactgGGTACCTCGGTGTCTCCACCATCTTTCTTTACCTCCTCCGCCAGCATACTGAAGATGTTCTCAGTGGCAGAGGagctggaaaaaataaaacaaaataaacttgtAAGGTAAAGGAGTAAACATTTAGAATCGGTATTAAAACTATTTTGTGACTCCAACTTACCGAGTCAAGGCTCCACCCCGAGCTGCTCTCCCCCTTACAGAGGGTTCTGTTAGGAGACAATATTATAACATGTGGAGCTTTCACATGATAACGCCATTATGACAATGTTAAATCTGTTTGGTTTAAAACTGCAGAAACGGGCTCACGTACTTTTGTCATCAAATAAGCTGTCGAGCAGATCGTCATCTTCGAATAAACCTGAGGAAAAACGAGGGGGGGGGCATACGCTTTAACATACGTTTACAGTTCTGTGACCTATTACTGCTACATTTTGCTTATACTTCTAATAGCACtggagtgtttttatttgccaCAAGTACTTTGTAGTATTGATATTATGTAGTTCTTGGTAGCTAAATGTAATACTGTTTGAGGGATCCTCAGGGCAGAAGGTGTCATCTACAGCTTGTTTATTGAATTTGTGCagagttaaataataataataataataacacatgcACTGTATTATATATGTTTACTATAGTAATACATTAAGTGAAGTTGGAGGAACTTACTTTTGGATGGTTTGTCCCTCTGCTTTGCAGCCTGCAAATGACAGTGAAATACAgttatgttattttaaatggaTCAACCTGGTCCTGGAGccaaagcaaacaacaaacaaacaacaaacacacacgagtgGTTGGAAACTTAACGTCAAACTAAACCAGGAATGTTTGAAACtctgataaatgataaaaaaacagtttgactcACCATGTTCAACCTCTGCTGGTGAACGTGAGAGGAGCTAGCTAGCTGGCTAACGCTAGCTAAATCTGATCAGGCGTCTCCTGTCTCCATGGGAAACCACCCGGCTGCAGCGGCGCATGGCAAAGACACGATACACGAGTGTCCTTCGTTGTAATGACGACAACTACTATCGCTTTACACGTTAACACGATTGGTTTTTAACGTTAGTTTAGCGTTTTGGAACTGACCAGCTAACTTAAGAGTTAATAAGGGATTAATACACCACGTCCGTTTAAGGCTGCACGTTAGCCATGTAGCTCACCTAAGCTAATCCGTTCTTCAAACACACGTTCCGCACCATGAgctttaaatacagtaaaatataaaataaatactaaacCGCTGGTTTCTGAGAGATTTAAGTACAAAAGTACCAACCGGTGAAatacacacttcctgtttacactttGCAGTGCATTCTGGGTAGAGTAGTTTTTCTTTGAGCGTAGCCTCAAGGGACTGAATCAGAGACTTAATTATATCGTTAATTATCTTGTTAattgagaaaaacaataattttcttaaaacaaatctgctctgtttttttaaaatatcttgttcattcagaaaaacaataatgtcCCCCCCAAAACATCCTAATATGTTTATCTAAATTAACAACTTAATTATCTCGTTAATGcagaaaaattataattttcttgaaaaagaaaaagatcagcTTTTTTTCTGAATCAACAACCCCAACGATAATTAAGTTGTTAATTCCAATAACAACCGAGCTAGATTTCATTTTTAAGTGAATGCAAAAGCTTCCGTATGTTTTGGATTGTGCTAACGCAATAAAAGAGATTCCCACAACCTCTGACATATATACTCCCATCGTACCATACCTGTTCACCACCAGGTGGCGTCAGAGCTCAGAAGATTTGTGAAAACAAATCAGTATCAACAAAATGTGAGGAGCTGAATAATTGATCCTCCGCGGGCCATGTTTAATTCAGTGAGGTCTGGGCCAGATGTTGCACTTTTAATTAGCACAATAATCACTAAGGCAGAGCACCATCGTCAAGAGGAGCAGAACATTGTTCCTCACAAGGTTtcctccatcaccactgacaacAAGGTGTGGTTTGGAGCACATGCCAGCGTCCACCCATTCATCATTAAGTCAAAACAGGGATTTGGATAAATTCCATTTCAAACATTTGGCCTTTACacgcagtgttttcttttcttgtctctGAATCGGTGCAGCAGTGGAGGAGCTGTTCATCCTTCCTCGTCATGCGTCTTCCTCCATGACTGAGAGattaatacaaacaaaatatgtgTCTCTAAACTATCTCTGATTCTGATCAGTTATATGAAAACATTCATTCAAGTGCATGATTCACCGTGACAAAGAAACCTGGGTGTGCGTGTCTCATGtctacggaagcgtattgcattcacttgaatttccgagataattatctcagagcattttgttttttcaagtgaatgcaatacgcttccatA
This window harbors:
- the LOC118123509 gene encoding fas-binding factor 1 homolog isoform X3 → MAAKQRDKPSKSLFEDDDLLDSLFDDKKPSVRGRAARGGALTRSSATENIFSMLAEEVKKDGGDTEDLDDMDAELFASIKKPSSAPPQTKLFGNKVPKKDSTALEHNGNSEGGDEPGTGVKKPNSAPAASTRNYRKFSFSDCGDDEDLGQTPYNEEDDDPLADLLDDLLPDETKPGAKASKQPPKPEQPLQSPSASPIFKNRTSKAAKTPANATLDDDKDDLMDALGFDSDKNNPRKKETSLWPNKERSEPPQRARTRLDEILESLPSPRLLERPPTGERKEQPLSRERQQQEKTTGVEEEDLTFGSYQPTLGSMPEGRQSRRPSVRFSTEDVSVSTTDKKPKPTTPTPALQRNSADWLGLKTKDDNTFLEEETKISTESPNAPSSPLLERKPSLTGGHATSTARTAAESPAPAKQTRPEVSTTQKKEEEEEDDWLAGVLSRKKIVSASNPESKKSKQEDFSDEGEELDLESFVSKPVTSRAPRGREDTVASAKETSPAAHTTPVGEETAEQEYPPQLTGPMSVSASSISQPQPSKGPRVRRSPNEASGEFLQQLPSPNSISTTLPGTNESVPQQNKMPNTSTTVQQQVTFSADNLQQILQQQQMMQSQLLSFGGVVDAGVQQRLIDKEHQPGGYSALQVRIIQLEGQVKTLQLERDQSQMMLENVQQQHNQDMELMENTHKARVKLLEESAAQREMRARQDYEDLMERLATATRSAEQERSELQALHQRKLAQAQQERDREVERLRDLQRKSVSEMKKDHEDQVQRLKRLKDEEIDAVTSATSQTRSLTVVIEQMEQFSSRLGELSSRVESTHEHTAHGLEQGERHRDEQRRIMQDRLAQQQKAMAEERTYLKEIISRMDNQLNEQQRQLEKERWKVTGEQAKAESTQRGLEEERRSLTMQMNMEREELERAKSALLEEQKSVMQHCAEERRRLAAEWTHFHAHEKQRHERAEREVGSLLEKREGSILSLAQEQANLKLLTADVKQKEMAVAQERETLERLREELDREKDKISSTGLRLKTRAQEVEAFSKLAAERYEEGERALQEAQRVESEHDARLRYIQTQTERLRQQEQRILQERMRMNQLQKTTQRLEEPHITSLQLIPPILPDSLMPNPELSSTLSTPPPTSSANTQPMMLQASLALWKYTAEKDREYLHEENIFLENLKKNRSSFNSDWPMRTGHLP
- the LOC118123509 gene encoding fas-binding factor 1 homolog isoform X6, with amino-acid sequence MAAKQRDKPSKSLFEDDDLLDSLFDDKKPSVRGRAARGGALTRSSATENIFSMLAEEVKKDGGDTEDLDDMDAELFASIKKPSSAPPQTKLFGNKVPKKDSTALEHNGNSEGGDEPGTGVKKPNSAPAASTRNYRKFSFSDCGDDEDLGQTPYNEEDDDPLADLLDDLLPDETKPGAKASKQPPKPEQPLQSPSASPIFKNRTSKAAKTPANATLDDDKDDLMDALGFDSDKNNPRKKETSLWPNKERSEPPQRARTRLDEILESLPSPRLLERPPTGERKEQPLSRERQQQEKTTGVEEEDLTFGSYQPTLGSMPEGRQSRRPSVRFSTEDVSVSTTDKKPKPTTPTPALQRNSADWLGLKTKDDNTFLEEETKISTESPNAPSSPLLERKPSLTGGHATSTARTAAESPAPAKQTRPEVSTTQKKEEEEEDDWLAGVLSRKKIVSASNPESKKSKQEDFSDEGEELDLESFVSKPVTSRAPRGREDTVASAKETSPAAHTTPVGEETAEQAVPQQNKMPNTSTTVQQQVTFSADNLQQILQQQQMMQSQLLSFGGVVDAGVQQRLIDKEHQPGGYSALQVRIIQLEGQVKTLQLERDQSQMMLENVQQQHNQDMELMENTHKARVKLLEESAAQREMRARQDYEDLMERLATATRSAEQERSELQALHQRKLAQAQQERDREVERLRDLQRKSVSEMKKDHEDQVQRLKRLKDEEIDAVTSATSQTRSLTVVIEQMEQFSSRLGELSSRVESTHEHTAHGLEQGERHRDEQRRIMQDRLAQQQKAMAEERTYLKEIISRMDNQLNEQQRQLEKERWKVTGEQAKAESTQRGLEEERRSLTMQMNMEREELERAKSALLEEQKSVMQHCAEERRRLAAEWTHFHAHEKQRHERAEREVGSLLEKREGSILSLAQEQANLKLLTADVKQKEMAVAQERETLERLREELDREKDKISSTGLRLKTRAQEVEAFSKLAAERYEEGERALQEAQRVESEHDARLRYIQTQTERLRQQEQRILQERMRMNQLQKTTQRLEEPHITSLQLIPPILPDSLMPNPELSSTLSTPPPTSSANTQPMMLQASLALWKYTAEKDREYLHEENIFLENLKKNRSSFNSDWPMRTGHLP
- the LOC118123509 gene encoding fas-binding factor 1 homolog isoform X5 — its product is MAAKQRDKPSKSLFEDDDLLDSLFDDKKPSVRGRAARGGALTRSSATENIFSMLAEEVKKDGGDTEDLDDMDAELFASIKKPSSAPPQTKLFGNKVPKKDSTALEHNGNSEGGDEPGTGVKKPNSAPAASTRNYRKFSFSDCGDDEDLGQTPYNEEDDDPLADLLDDLLPDETKPGAKASKQPPKPEQPLQSPSASPIFKNRTSKAAKTPANATLDDDKDDLMDALGFDSDKNNPRKKETSLWPNKERSEPPQRARTRLDEILESLPSPRLLERPPTGERKEQPLSRERQQQEKTTGVEEEDLTFGSYQPTLGSMPEGRQSRRPSVRFSTEDVSVSTTDKKPKPTTPTPALQRNSADWLGLKTKDDNTFLEEETKISTESPNAPSSPLLERKPSLTGGHATSTARTAAESPAPAKQTRPEVSTTQKKEEEEEDDWLAGVLSRKKIVSASNPESKKSKQEDFSDEGEELDLESFVSKPVTSRAPRGREDTVASAKETSPAAHTTPVGEETAEQAVPQQNKMPNTSTTVQQQVTFSADNLQQILQQQQQMMQSQLLSFGGVVDAGVQQRLIDKEHQPGGYSALQVRIIQLEGQVKTLQLERDQSQMMLENVQQQHNQDMELMENTHKARVKLLEESAAQREMRARQDYEDLMERLATATRSAEQERSELQALHQRKLAQAQQERDREVERLRDLQRKSVSEMKKDHEDQVQRLKRLKDEEIDAVTSATSQTRSLTVVIEQMEQFSSRLGELSSRVESTHEHTAHGLEQGERHRDEQRRIMQDRLAQQQKAMAEERTYLKEIISRMDNQLNEQQRQLEKERWKVTGEQAKAESTQRGLEEERRSLTMQMNMEREELERAKSALLEEQKSVMQHCAEERRRLAAEWTHFHAHEKQRHERAEREVGSLLEKREGSILSLAQEQANLKLLTADVKQKEMAVAQERETLERLREELDREKDKISSTGLRLKTRAQEVEAFSKLAAERYEEGERALQEAQRVESEHDARLRYIQTQTERLRQQEQRILQERMRMNQLQKTTQRLEEPHITSLQLIPPILPDSLMPNPELSSTLSTPPPTSSANTQPMMLQASLALWKYTAEKDREYLHEENIFLENLKKNRSSFNSDWPMRTGHLP